The following proteins are encoded in a genomic region of Dialister hominis:
- the mfd gene encoding transcription-repair coupling factor produces MAEKNKMIDGKENAKEETSDLNTKGPELVQMIGDRLTSLIDQNHPGKSVIINGISGSQKSLAAASLLAKYNTAVIVVPTQKDIFRWEENLKFFVPDARIFSFPVVEEAGFEGTFSSTERLRERMRSLSAMINGEKSIIIAAAVEAAQKISAPSSIKDHLYKFELGSEIERREVLEVLQDLGYERVDQVERSGHFSVRGDIVDIYPINEIHPVRIEFFGDEIDSIRLFDVDSQRSIETLESQSVFPVAVKGSKNSSVLSYLDHGIVFYDEPQRGEESLKQFFKEEKANAGKAFLWSELIHTARKQTNQEMVFSLLKRELEEFKPSVYHNWNGQEMTNYQRQIPIFTADLKSLLNKNWKTAIVIPRASEKREIEGILTDHQIPMSLDIEEGKVVLLDGVLTEGFELSDFNLALITAGDILGRQKLRKYSTSGSRKQIRYFSDLNPGDYVVQQVHGIGRYLGIRTIELSGVHRDYITIQYAGSDKLYLPVDQIGTLEKYIGPEGETPRLHTMGGANWKKIRSKAKKSIQELAEKLLDVYAKRELAKGIAFAPDTAEQVEFEDSFPYVETENQENAISVIKKAMEKPTPMDMLLCGDVGFGKTEVAMRAVFKCVMSGYQAMVLCPTTVLSEQHYKNFKSRMDSFGVNIAVLNRFTKASERTKILHQLESGELDVVIGTHSVLNKKIKCRRLGLLVVDEEQRFGVVQKERRKSLAEGIDVLTLSATPIPRTLHMSLTGLRDMVTITTPPPGRHAIQTYVSEYDDSIVIDAILREKERGGQSFFVYNRIETMPAMLDHLKSILPDTISIGVAYGRMDGAVLEKVMLDFYQGKHDVLLCTTLIENGLDQPNANTMLVYDADKLGLSQIYQMRGRVGRSDKIARAWFFYNKDKVLSEVAEKRLNTIREFTELGSGFKVAMRDLEIRGAGNLLGSAQHGNIASVGFAAYCSMLEEAVQRLMAEREHKPLPKKLPNTTIEFRQDAYLDSKYISNEEQKMEIYRRLASVEDEKELADLIDEAVDRYGTPTEPAEKLFSISLVRIKARKLGIGSVIDEGDSMLLTWADEDFMRGWNPNLLPKALVPYLHFLPGNPARLRIRKAGIKGSPMKWLGGFLDELMSEIHHSSH; encoded by the coding sequence ATGGCAGAAAAAAATAAGATGATTGATGGAAAAGAAAATGCAAAAGAGGAAACTTCAGATTTGAACACAAAGGGGCCTGAGCTGGTTCAGATGATTGGAGACAGGCTGACATCCTTAATCGACCAGAACCATCCGGGAAAATCTGTAATCATCAACGGGATCAGCGGGTCTCAGAAATCTCTGGCGGCTGCGTCTCTCCTGGCGAAATATAATACGGCTGTTATTGTGGTTCCTACGCAGAAAGATATTTTCCGGTGGGAAGAAAATCTAAAGTTTTTTGTTCCCGATGCCAGAATATTTTCATTTCCTGTCGTGGAAGAGGCAGGTTTTGAAGGCACTTTTTCCAGTACGGAAAGGTTAAGGGAGCGCATGCGCTCCTTGTCTGCAATGATCAATGGTGAAAAGAGCATCATTATTGCGGCCGCAGTAGAAGCTGCGCAGAAAATTTCAGCTCCTTCTTCTATCAAGGATCATTTATATAAATTTGAGTTAGGCAGTGAAATCGAAAGAAGAGAAGTCCTGGAAGTACTGCAGGATCTGGGGTACGAAAGAGTCGATCAGGTTGAGCGGTCCGGACATTTTTCTGTCAGGGGCGATATCGTCGATATTTATCCGATCAATGAAATTCATCCGGTGAGAATTGAATTCTTCGGTGATGAAATTGACAGCATACGTTTGTTTGATGTAGACAGCCAGCGCTCCATCGAAACACTGGAAAGTCAAAGCGTATTTCCTGTTGCCGTAAAGGGCAGCAAGAATTCATCCGTTCTCTCTTACCTGGATCATGGGATCGTCTTTTATGATGAACCGCAAAGGGGTGAGGAATCCTTAAAGCAGTTCTTTAAGGAAGAAAAAGCCAATGCGGGCAAGGCTTTCCTCTGGAGCGAGCTCATTCATACAGCCCGGAAACAAACGAATCAGGAAATGGTATTCTCGCTTCTCAAGAGGGAACTGGAGGAGTTCAAGCCTTCGGTATACCACAATTGGAACGGGCAGGAGATGACGAATTATCAGAGGCAGATTCCCATTTTTACGGCCGATTTGAAATCCCTTCTGAATAAGAACTGGAAAACTGCAATCGTCATCCCGAGGGCCTCCGAGAAGCGCGAAATCGAGGGAATATTAACGGACCATCAGATACCCATGTCTCTTGATATAGAAGAGGGGAAAGTGGTTCTCCTTGATGGCGTCCTGACAGAGGGGTTTGAACTTTCCGATTTTAATCTGGCCCTGATTACAGCCGGCGATATTCTTGGCAGGCAGAAACTCAGAAAGTACAGTACAAGCGGATCAAGAAAGCAGATCCGTTACTTTTCCGATCTGAATCCGGGGGACTATGTTGTTCAGCAGGTACATGGAATCGGCAGGTACCTTGGCATACGCACGATTGAATTATCCGGTGTCCACAGGGATTACATTACCATCCAGTATGCAGGATCGGATAAGCTTTATCTTCCTGTAGACCAGATTGGTACTTTGGAGAAGTATATCGGTCCGGAAGGAGAAACGCCGCGCCTTCATACCATGGGCGGAGCCAACTGGAAAAAAATCCGCTCAAAGGCGAAAAAATCCATTCAGGAACTGGCTGAAAAGCTTTTGGACGTGTACGCGAAGCGTGAACTGGCAAAGGGTATTGCCTTTGCGCCGGATACGGCAGAACAGGTTGAATTTGAAGATTCATTCCCTTATGTTGAAACAGAAAATCAGGAGAATGCTATTTCCGTCATCAAGAAGGCTATGGAAAAGCCCACACCGATGGACATGCTTCTTTGCGGGGACGTTGGATTTGGAAAGACGGAAGTGGCGATGAGAGCCGTTTTTAAATGTGTCATGAGCGGCTATCAGGCTATGGTTCTGTGTCCTACGACGGTTTTGTCAGAGCAGCATTATAAAAACTTCAAGTCCCGCATGGATTCCTTTGGCGTCAATATTGCGGTGCTGAACAGATTCACAAAGGCTTCTGAAAGGACAAAGATCCTCCATCAGCTTGAATCCGGCGAACTGGATGTTGTCATTGGGACTCATTCTGTCCTGAACAAAAAGATTAAGTGCAGGAGACTGGGACTGCTGGTCGTAGATGAGGAGCAGCGCTTCGGTGTCGTACAGAAAGAAAGAAGAAAATCACTGGCAGAGGGAATCGATGTATTGACTCTTTCGGCAACACCGATACCAAGAACGCTCCATATGAGTTTGACAGGACTTCGTGATATGGTCACGATCACAACGCCGCCTCCTGGAAGACATGCAATCCAGACCTATGTTAGCGAGTACGATGATTCCATTGTCATTGACGCGATTCTTAGGGAAAAGGAACGCGGCGGCCAGTCATTCTTTGTCTACAACAGGATTGAGACGATGCCTGCCATGCTGGATCATCTGAAGAGCATACTGCCGGATACGATATCGATTGGAGTTGCCTATGGCCGGATGGATGGTGCAGTCCTTGAAAAAGTGATGCTTGATTTCTATCAGGGAAAGCATGATGTCCTGCTTTGCACAACCTTGATCGAAAACGGGCTGGATCAGCCAAATGCCAATACGATGCTGGTCTATGATGCAGACAAGCTTGGACTTTCCCAGATTTATCAGATGCGCGGAAGGGTAGGGCGTTCCGATAAAATTGCACGTGCCTGGTTCTTCTATAATAAGGATAAAGTGCTTAGCGAAGTTGCAGAAAAGCGTCTGAACACCATAAGAGAATTTACTGAACTCGGGAGCGGCTTTAAAGTCGCCATGCGCGATCTGGAAATCCGCGGGGCAGGCAATCTTCTGGGATCTGCCCAGCATGGCAATATCGCAAGCGTCGGGTTTGCAGCGTACTGCTCCATGCTTGAGGAGGCTGTGCAGCGTCTGATGGCAGAAAGAGAGCATAAGCCCCTTCCGAAGAAACTGCCGAATACCACTATCGAATTTCGTCAGGATGCGTACCTGGATTCCAAGTACATCAGCAATGAAGAGCAGAAGATGGAAATTTACAGAAGACTGGCATCCGTGGAAGATGAGAAAGAGCTGGCGGATTTGATCGATGAGGCAGTCGACCGCTATGGAACCCCGACAGAACCGGCCGAAAAACTGTTTTCCATTTCCCTGGTCAGAATAAAAGCCAGGAAACTTGGAATAGGGAGTGTCATTGACGAAGGGGATTCCATGCTTCTTACATGGGCGGATGAGGATTTCATGCGTGGATGGAATCCCAACCTTCTGCCAAAAGCGCTTGTTCCATACCTGCATTTCCTTCCGGGAAATCCGGCAAGGCTGAGAATCAGGAAGGCAGGAATCAAGGGCAGCCCCATGAAATGGCTTGGCGGTTTCCTGGATGAGCTGATGAGCGAGATCCATCATTCTTCCCATTAG
- the folK gene encoding 2-amino-4-hydroxy-6-hydroxymethyldihydropteridine diphosphokinase, with protein sequence MGNSAEILSGSVRTLNQDERLRVLKKSSLYKTKPWGLTEQAVFLNAVIEVSWTGEPEELMEFLLQVEKSFGRIRIRHWGPRTLDLDMIYNSEIESNTDFLKLPHPFFWERPFVLVPLEEIYPDFVFNGEGIHQRILELDGYKDVEKTDIAW encoded by the coding sequence ATGGGAAATTCAGCTGAGATTCTCTCTGGATCCGTCAGGACGCTGAATCAGGATGAAAGACTCAGGGTCCTGAAGAAATCATCCCTTTACAAGACCAAGCCATGGGGGTTGACGGAGCAGGCCGTTTTCCTGAATGCCGTAATTGAAGTTTCATGGACAGGGGAACCTGAAGAACTGATGGAATTTCTGCTGCAGGTGGAAAAATCATTCGGCCGTATCCGCATCAGGCACTGGGGACCAAGGACGCTGGATCTGGATATGATTTATAACAGTGAAATAGAAAGCAATACAGATTTTCTGAAATTGCCGCACCCATTTTTCTGGGAGCGGCCCTTTGTGTTGGTCCCTTTGGAAGAAATATATCCTGATTTCGTCTTTAATGGTGAAGGAATCCACCAGAGGATTCTGGAACTGGATGGATATAAGGATGTAGAGAAAACGGACATTGCATGGTAG
- the folB gene encoding dihydroneopterin aldolase has product MMDYIKLKNMAFFGYHGDEPEEKTLGQRFYIDVVIGTDLSKVSRTDDLNDSVNYVEVFQIVKRAAEGGPYKLLEKLAGVINEDVMEKFPQVEEIVTTVHKPGSPIPGILDDVSVTIKKER; this is encoded by the coding sequence ATGATGGATTATATTAAACTCAAAAATATGGCATTTTTCGGTTATCATGGCGATGAGCCGGAAGAGAAGACATTGGGACAGCGATTTTATATTGATGTCGTGATCGGCACAGATCTGTCCAAAGTCAGCCGGACCGATGACTTGAATGATTCCGTAAATTACGTGGAAGTTTTCCAGATTGTGAAGCGCGCGGCCGAAGGAGGCCCCTATAAGCTTTTGGAAAAACTGGCAGGCGTGATCAATGAAGATGTCATGGAAAAATTTCCTCAGGTTGAAGAAATCGTGACTACTGTCCATAAGCCGGGTTCTCCCATTCCCGGCATCCTGGATGATGTATCCGTTACGATAAAAAAAGAAAGATAG
- the folP gene encoding dihydropteroate synthase: protein MARQMRSYAWNDGKELHIGRDSLVMGVLNITDDSFSDGGKWNTLETAMKHAKDMVEDGAAIVDIGAESTRPGFTSLSAKDETDKLMKILPSILACSPVPVSVDSYHYETMDAALRAGAHIVNDIWGFQYDDGSMARVTAEYKVPAVLMHNQDGETYDEDILESMKKFFDRSIDIAVRAGVEQDKIILDPGIGFGKTAEQNMEVLTRLDELTREFPFPWLLGVSRKRFIGAILDLPAPERDEGTAAVNLWGIGKGCSIFRVHNVKISAREIKVWDALNHFNQEN from the coding sequence ATAGCAAGACAGATGAGATCATATGCATGGAACGATGGCAAAGAACTTCATATTGGCAGAGACTCTCTTGTCATGGGAGTTTTAAATATAACGGATGATTCATTTTCGGACGGCGGGAAATGGAATACGCTGGAAACTGCCATGAAGCATGCGAAGGATATGGTTGAAGATGGGGCAGCAATTGTAGACATAGGGGCAGAATCAACAAGACCGGGATTCACGTCCCTTTCGGCAAAGGATGAGACAGACAAATTGATGAAGATTCTTCCATCCATTTTAGCGTGCTCTCCGGTTCCTGTATCTGTCGATTCATACCATTATGAGACAATGGACGCAGCACTTCGGGCCGGGGCGCATATCGTCAATGATATCTGGGGATTCCAGTATGATGACGGCAGCATGGCAAGGGTAACTGCTGAATATAAAGTGCCGGCAGTCCTCATGCATAACCAGGATGGAGAAACATATGATGAAGATATCCTGGAGAGTATGAAAAAATTCTTTGACCGTTCCATTGATATTGCTGTAAGGGCCGGCGTAGAGCAGGATAAGATCATTCTGGATCCGGGAATCGGTTTTGGCAAAACGGCAGAGCAGAACATGGAAGTCCTGACACGTCTGGATGAACTGACGAGGGAATTTCCTTTCCCCTGGCTTTTAGGAGTAAGCAGAAAACGCTTCATCGGTGCAATCCTGGATCTTCCGGCACCTGAAAGAGATGAAGGAACCGCTGCGGTCAATCTCTGGGGGATTGGAAAAGGATGCTCTATATTCCGTGTTCATAACGTTAAAATAAGCGCCCGTGAAATCAAGGTATGGGATGCTTTAAATCATTTCAATCAGGAAAATTGA
- a CDS encoding metal-dependent hydrolase, producing MEFTFYGHACFKIDTGKESLLFDPFLSGNSQAAVSADKVECDYILLSHAHGDHFGDADKIASRTGACVIAIPEVISLFSKNVSNFQPMNLGGSFKADFGKVKMVQAFHSCGAPGGTPCGFIIQFNNGKTVYYSGDTALFGDMKLFGELFDIDYAVLPIGDNYTMGPDDALIAAKFLKAKCVIPVHYSTWPVIEQNPADFKEEAQKQGIAVKIVKPGESLEP from the coding sequence ATGGAATTCACATTTTATGGACATGCATGCTTTAAAATCGATACAGGAAAGGAGTCGCTTCTTTTTGATCCGTTCCTGAGCGGAAATTCGCAGGCTGCTGTTTCTGCTGACAAGGTTGAATGCGATTATATCCTTCTTTCTCATGCTCACGGAGATCATTTCGGCGATGCAGATAAGATTGCCAGCCGCACGGGCGCATGCGTCATAGCGATTCCTGAGGTGATTTCACTCTTTTCAAAGAATGTCTCCAATTTCCAGCCGATGAATCTGGGAGGATCTTTTAAGGCGGACTTTGGAAAGGTAAAAATGGTGCAGGCTTTCCACAGCTGCGGAGCTCCCGGAGGCACGCCCTGCGGGTTCATCATACAGTTTAACAACGGGAAGACTGTTTATTATTCAGGAGACACGGCTCTCTTTGGAGATATGAAGCTGTTTGGCGAACTGTTTGATATTGACTATGCAGTCCTTCCAATCGGAGACAACTATACGATGGGACCAGACGATGCATTGATTGCTGCCAAATTTCTGAAGGCAAAATGCGTAATTCCTGTTCATTACAGCACCTGGCCAGTCATCGAACAGAATCCGGCTGATTTCAAGGAAGAAGCACAGAAACAGGGGATTGCAGTAAAAATCGTAAAACCTGGAGAAAGCCTGGAGCCGTAA
- a CDS encoding ANTAR domain-containing response regulator has translation MAEVYKIVIADDEALICMDLKEMMEEAGHEVVGVGSDGVEALELTKKLNPDLVILDVKMPRLDGIQAAKMIAHDNLAPVVLLTAFGDEDIIEKAKKSMVFGYVMKPVSERSLFPAIQIAVSQFRQKNEIVHRIKDMEREMAARKIIDRAKGLLMDFYHISEDEAYRRMQQTSMKRGIALSEVAQKVVKEIMARKNK, from the coding sequence ATGGCAGAAGTGTATAAAATCGTAATCGCAGATGATGAAGCACTCATCTGCATGGATCTTAAGGAAATGATGGAAGAAGCAGGCCATGAAGTCGTCGGTGTAGGATCCGACGGGGTTGAAGCTTTGGAACTGACAAAGAAGCTCAATCCGGATCTTGTAATCCTTGATGTTAAGATGCCCAGGCTTGACGGTATCCAGGCAGCTAAAATGATTGCCCATGACAATCTGGCACCCGTTGTACTCCTGACAGCTTTTGGCGATGAAGACATCATCGAAAAGGCAAAAAAATCCATGGTTTTCGGATATGTAATGAAACCGGTCAGCGAGCGGTCTCTCTTTCCGGCCATCCAGATTGCAGTAAGCCAGTTCCGCCAGAAAAACGAGATCGTTCACCGGATCAAGGACATGGAACGCGAAATGGCTGCCCGGAAGATCATAGACCGCGCTAAAGGCCTTCTCATGGACTTCTATCATATTTCTGAAGATGAGGCTTACAGGAGAATGCAGCAGACAAGCATGAAAAGAGGCATTGCACTCTCCGAAGTCGCACAGAAGGTTGTGAAGGAAATCATGGCCAGAAAGAACAAATAG
- a CDS encoding histidine kinase N-terminal domain-containing protein: protein MQTRGIEMSQLYTLIRDSTNLTEVQAKILDHEQVALQFAADISKNQVYLCAKGKNSDISVILLAVRPSYTHSQTFFKAGDTFLRDELSIVENVFSTGRKVAGRMELDQGRKVAVTGYPIVDNAGVPFAVVCFVSSSLDQQQVLTDTGSLALQVPFDGKDYYGIRPQDGVIILDSLGRIIYSNDMANDLYMVLDKEAVESQEIIGHTIVRFPLVDEVMKTGRPVFGDEVSENMTLSAWGLPIISGGKVTRTVLILTDVTAIREKEKQILVKDSVIKEIHHRVKNSLNTIAGMLRMQARRAKDPDTKDALKRSVNRILGISQIHDILASQSGGQIDMDVLLDRICKLSVDSLTFCPVRVVREKGSDPLIVDSEKAVPLAIAANELIHNAIDHGFNGMDKGILIVGTSLDEEKLHVYIKNNGHPLSPEVKDMNSSGLGLQIVRNLVEIELKGSFELRNDGEFVTADIYCSRALMGA from the coding sequence ATGCAGACACGCGGCATAGAAATGAGTCAGCTTTACACATTGATTCGTGATTCGACGAATCTGACTGAAGTGCAGGCTAAAATTCTGGATCATGAACAGGTTGCCCTTCAGTTTGCAGCCGATATTTCAAAGAATCAGGTGTACTTATGCGCCAAGGGAAAGAATTCTGATATTTCAGTCATCCTGCTCGCTGTCCGGCCTTCCTATACGCACAGCCAGACTTTCTTCAAGGCGGGAGATACGTTTTTGAGGGATGAATTATCCATCGTCGAAAATGTTTTCAGTACGGGAAGAAAAGTCGCAGGCCGCATGGAGCTCGATCAGGGAAGGAAAGTCGCAGTTACAGGATATCCTATCGTTGATAATGCAGGCGTTCCATTTGCCGTCGTCTGTTTCGTATCCAGCTCGCTTGATCAGCAGCAGGTCCTGACAGATACAGGAAGTCTTGCGCTACAGGTACCCTTTGACGGGAAGGACTATTATGGCATACGCCCGCAGGACGGTGTCATCATACTGGATTCATTAGGCCGCATCATTTATTCCAATGATATGGCTAATGATTTATACATGGTTCTTGATAAAGAGGCTGTCGAAAGCCAGGAAATTATCGGGCACACGATCGTACGGTTTCCGCTTGTCGATGAAGTCATGAAAACGGGACGGCCTGTTTTCGGCGATGAAGTTTCCGAAAACATGACGCTTTCGGCCTGGGGGCTTCCCATTATTTCTGGCGGCAAGGTGACAAGGACTGTACTGATCCTCACGGATGTTACTGCGATTCGTGAAAAAGAAAAGCAGATACTTGTCAAGGATTCTGTCATCAAAGAAATCCATCACCGCGTCAAGAACAGCCTCAATACGATAGCAGGAATGCTTCGCATGCAGGCAAGACGCGCCAAAGATCCGGATACGAAGGACGCCTTGAAGCGTTCAGTAAACAGGATTCTTGGCATTTCACAAATTCATGATATCCTGGCAAGCCAGAGCGGCGGACAGATCGATATGGATGTGCTGCTTGACCGTATCTGCAAATTGTCTGTGGACAGCCTGACGTTCTGCCCGGTGCGGGTAGTCCGCGAAAAGGGCAGTGATCCGCTGATTGTAGATTCTGAAAAAGCAGTTCCGCTGGCGATTGCAGCCAATGAACTCATCCATAATGCGATTGATCATGGTTTTAATGGTATGGACAAGGGGATTCTTATCGTCGGAACATCTCTGGATGAAGAGAAACTTCATGTTTATATTAAAAATAATGGGCATCCCTTATCGCCTGAAGTCAAAGACATGAATTCATCCGGCCTAGGACTTCAGATTGTAAGGAATTTAGTAGAAATAGAATTAAAGGGAAGCTTCGAACTGAGGAATGATGGAGAGTTCGTAACAGCTGATATTTATTGCTCGAGGGCATTGATGGGAGCATAG
- the tsaD gene encoding tRNA (adenosine(37)-N6)-threonylcarbamoyltransferase complex transferase subunit TsaD, with the protein MKILAFESSCDETSCAVVEDGRQVLSDIISTQVPIHKKFGGVVPEIASRHHIEDVLPVAIEALEQAGCSWSDMDAIAVTQGPGLVGALLVGVAAAKAVAWAIDKPLIAVNHIEGHIFANLVQYPDLEPPFLSLVVSGGHTMLVVVRDYNHFEILGQTRDDAAGEAFDKVARVLGYPYPGGPHIDRLAKEGNSSAIHFPMGLSKGHNFDFSFSGLKSSVINYINTMKMKKEEIVAEDVAASFQKAVVDVLIEKAMEAVKVTGMKTIALAGGVAANSELRTRLEEECSKRGIRMCRPSLTLCTDNGAMIGCRAYYMAKAGEFADMSLNADPRLPFNAEQIKM; encoded by the coding sequence ATGAAGATATTAGCATTCGAATCAAGTTGTGATGAAACGTCCTGCGCAGTAGTGGAGGACGGCAGACAAGTCTTGTCTGACATCATTTCAACACAGGTTCCGATTCATAAGAAGTTTGGCGGTGTAGTTCCTGAAATTGCATCACGCCATCATATAGAGGATGTGCTTCCCGTTGCCATTGAAGCATTGGAGCAGGCAGGATGCAGCTGGTCTGATATGGATGCCATCGCGGTCACGCAGGGGCCGGGTCTGGTCGGGGCGCTTCTTGTTGGAGTAGCAGCCGCAAAGGCGGTAGCCTGGGCTATTGACAAGCCTCTTATTGCAGTCAACCATATAGAAGGGCATATCTTTGCCAACCTGGTACAGTATCCCGATCTGGAACCTCCTTTTTTATCACTGGTTGTTTCCGGCGGTCATACCATGCTCGTTGTAGTCAGAGATTACAATCACTTTGAAATTCTCGGACAGACAAGAGATGATGCTGCAGGAGAAGCTTTCGATAAAGTCGCACGTGTACTTGGTTATCCATATCCGGGCGGACCGCACATTGACCGTCTGGCAAAGGAAGGGAACAGCAGCGCTATCCACTTCCCGATGGGACTCAGCAAGGGTCACAACTTTGATTTCTCCTTCAGCGGATTGAAATCATCCGTCATCAACTACATCAATACGATGAAAATGAAGAAAGAAGAAATCGTGGCAGAGGATGTGGCAGCTTCCTTCCAGAAGGCCGTTGTGGATGTCCTGATTGAAAAAGCGATGGAAGCCGTCAAAGTGACGGGTATGAAGACGATTGCCCTCGCAGGCGGAGTCGCAGCAAACAGCGAATTAAGGACCAGGCTTGAAGAGGAGTGCAGTAAACGCGGCATACGCATGTGCCGTCCGAGCCTGACCCTTTGCACCGACAACGGGGCTATGATCGGCTGCCGTGCCTATTACATGGCCAAAGCCGGCGAATTTGCCGATATGTCTTTAAATGCGGATCCGCGCCTGCCTTTTAATGCAGAACAGATCAAAATGTAA
- the rimI gene encoding ribosomal protein S18-alanine N-acetyltransferase, whose protein sequence is MGKAACRFVIEEALASDILAIYEIGRICFSDAWRKETVNHDFQGTHSHYLVARTSEKVIGYACFWYVLDEAQLVNIGVLPEFRKQGAAKAILEAGIDKALENDMKTMFLEVRVSNHGAQNLYKNFGFHVDGLRKSVYELPVEDGYIMSRKL, encoded by the coding sequence ATGGGAAAAGCAGCATGCCGATTCGTAATAGAAGAAGCGCTTGCCTCTGATATTCTGGCCATATATGAAATTGGCAGGATTTGTTTTTCCGATGCATGGAGAAAAGAGACTGTCAATCATGATTTTCAGGGAACGCACAGCCATTACCTCGTTGCAAGGACTTCGGAAAAAGTCATAGGCTATGCCTGTTTCTGGTACGTGCTTGATGAAGCGCAGCTGGTCAATATCGGGGTTCTTCCTGAGTTTCGAAAGCAGGGGGCGGCAAAAGCCATTCTGGAGGCCGGGATTGATAAAGCTCTCGAAAACGATATGAAGACAATGTTTCTTGAAGTCCGTGTGAGCAATCATGGGGCACAGAATTTATATAAGAATTTTGGGTTCCACGTTGACGGTCTAAGGAAATCGGTGTATGAACTTCCTGTCGAAGACGGGTATATCATGTCCCGAAAGTTATAA
- the tsaB gene encoding tRNA (adenosine(37)-N6)-threonylcarbamoyltransferase complex dimerization subunit type 1 TsaB, whose translation MLLAIDTSSLVLSCALAEEGKLVTEWTQQKKLTHSEQLIPCMDLMLKEVGVSKKEITGIAVAKGPGSFTGLRIGLATAKMTSYIWNVPLVGVDTLEALTWNMYGAQAFILPLLDAQKNNVYAALYGAFNEMWQEKPEVAASIDSVIESAVKHGGPVIAVGECADKYKDKLVSAGILLAPPHSRCSRAGSLAMAAISKLKNGMADDPLTLLPNYIRRSEAEVLWEKQHADS comes from the coding sequence ATGCTTCTTGCCATTGATACATCATCTTTAGTTTTAAGCTGCGCTTTAGCAGAGGAGGGAAAGCTTGTCACTGAATGGACACAGCAGAAAAAACTGACACATTCAGAACAGCTGATTCCATGCATGGACCTTATGCTGAAAGAAGTGGGCGTCAGCAAAAAGGAAATAACAGGGATTGCCGTCGCCAAGGGCCCTGGCTCATTTACGGGTCTTAGAATCGGCCTTGCTACAGCCAAGATGACATCCTATATCTGGAACGTCCCGTTGGTCGGTGTTGACACCCTGGAAGCTCTTACATGGAATATGTACGGCGCGCAGGCATTTATTCTTCCGCTTCTCGATGCGCAGAAGAATAATGTGTATGCAGCCCTTTACGGGGCATTTAATGAAATGTGGCAGGAAAAGCCTGAAGTGGCAGCTTCCATTGATTCTGTCATAGAATCAGCTGTAAAACATGGCGGGCCGGTCATTGCAGTCGGTGAATGTGCTGATAAATATAAGGATAAGCTGGTTTCTGCAGGTATTCTGCTGGCTCCGCCCCATAGCAGATGCAGCCGCGCGGGAAGTCTCGCCATGGCAGCAATCTCTAAATTGAAAAACGGCATGGCAGATGATCCATTGACGCTTTTGCCAAATTATATCCGCAGGAGCGAGGCAGAAGTCTTATGGGAAAAGCAGCATGCCGATTCGTAA
- the tsaE gene encoding tRNA (adenosine(37)-N6)-threonylcarbamoyltransferase complex ATPase subunit type 1 TsaE, protein MKNNEAVFISTSEEMTMEFGRFIGEHAENGLFIALIGDLGTGKTHFVQGLAKGLGINDVVSSPTFTIMNYYEGEIPLKHFDFYRLDTEENLYNIGWEEYSEGGVTVAEWADMFPGLIPERAIYIYLSNKGTTEREVKVIWGEEAPDAITKEIEKYASCH, encoded by the coding sequence GTGAAAAATAATGAAGCAGTATTTATAAGCACGAGTGAAGAAATGACGATGGAATTCGGCCGTTTCATAGGGGAACATGCTGAAAACGGACTGTTCATTGCCTTGATTGGAGATCTTGGAACAGGTAAAACCCATTTTGTCCAGGGACTTGCCAAGGGACTGGGAATCAATGATGTGGTGAGCAGCCCCACCTTTACAATCATGAATTATTATGAAGGTGAGATTCCGTTAAAGCATTTTGATTTCTATCGTCTTGATACAGAAGAGAATTTATACAATATCGGCTGGGAGGAATACAGCGAAGGCGGTGTCACCGTTGCAGAATGGGCAGACATGTTCCCGGGACTGATTCCAGAGAGAGCCATATACATATATTTGTCAAATAAAGGAACAACGGAAAGAGAAGTCAAGGTTATCTGGGGAGAAGAAGCTCCTGATGCCATAACAAAGGAGATAGAGAAATATGCTTCTTGCCATTGA